One Balaenoptera musculus isolate JJ_BM4_2016_0621 chromosome 13, mBalMus1.pri.v3, whole genome shotgun sequence genomic region harbors:
- the POMC gene encoding pro-opiomelanocortin — translation MPRLCSTCSGVLLLALLLQASMEVRGWCLEGSQCQDLTTESNLLACIRACKPDLSAETPVFPGNGDEQPLTENPRKYVMSHFRWDRFGRRNGSSSGGAAQKREEEEGAGGEGPGPRGDGPEPGPREDKRSYSMEHFRWGKPVGKKRRPVKVYPNGAEDESAEAFPLEFKRELAGERPEPARGPEALAEAAAARAELEYGLVAEAEAAEKKDEGPYKMEHFRWGSPPKDKRYGGFMTSEKSQTPLVTLFKNAIIKNADKKGQ, via the exons ATGCCGAGATTGTGCAGCACTTGTTCGGGCGTCCTGCTGCTGGCCTTGCTGCTTCAGGCCTCCATGGAAGTGCGTGGTTGGTGCCTGGAGGGCAGCCAGTGTCAGGACCTCACCACGGAAAGTAACCTGCTG GCGTGCATCCGGGCCTGCAAGCCAGACCTCTCGGCCGAGACGCCCGTGTTCCCCGGCAACGGCGACGAACAGCCGCTGACCGAGAACCCCCGGAAGTACGTCATGAGCCACTTCCGCTGGGATCGCTTTGGCCGCCGGAAcggcagcagcagcggcggcgcGGCCCAGAAgcgcgaggaggaggagggggcggggggcgaaGGCCCGGGGCCTCGCGGCGATGGCCCGGAGCCGGGGCCGCGCGAGGACAAGCGCTCCTACTCCATGGAGCACTTCCGCTGGGGCAAGCCGGTGGGCAAGAAGCGGCGCCCCGTGAAGGTGTACCCCAACGGCGCCGAGGACGAGTCGGCCGAGGCCTTCCCCCTTGAGTTCAAAAGGGAGCTGGCCGGGGAGCGGCCCGAGCCGGCGCGCGGCCCCGAGGCCCTGGCCGAGGCCGCGGCCGCCCGGGCCGAGCTGGAGTATGGCCTGGTGGCGGAGGCCGAGGCGGCCGAGAAGAAGGACGAGGGGCCGTATAAGATGGAGCACTTCCGCTGGGGCAGCCCGCCCAAGGACAAGCGCTACGGCGGCTTCATGACCTCCGAGAAGAGCCAGACGCCCCTGGTCACGCTGTTCAAAAACGCCATCATCAAGAACGCCGACAAGAAGGGCCAGTGA